A genomic stretch from Clavelina lepadiformis chromosome 5, kaClaLepa1.1, whole genome shotgun sequence includes:
- the LOC143460254 gene encoding NFX1-type zinc finger-containing protein 1-like, with protein MMHNSRRSPRPQGLQGPSPTTSIAMPLTPQFEPVRKKRPPRSIPPVDVVHPSRRSHSGILPQTSHRPRYVQAGVGIRSTPANQASIRSQHTLSAQQATSASRKSKSLSQLPSKQCTKSGKSSANGFRNRIAFNSTSSQSQSYRPKVFTGDTKQPIRIRNGNVQQQWRRPNIHTPNNIEAISLATLNSLLDDSVSPLQVATELSRHHGFVARLQRNLSTELIEVLLKVIGKMCRCEDLNPSLNKVLQILLNESFETTALKFVTELALKKNGCEQMGAYLIHCLYLMKAWLIGAPNSSDKAVSLLLPVVKDLSKKLDLDDVDNIENRIEDIEALTDEIYTSKYGNRTQARQSVAVKFAAMHSEAPPDDYRTISIFPTQLDINPTEKPFVRTNLIDAAYQSTEHYLDVQFRLLREDFVRPLREGIKEYIFLGTKGRGSRPQGIKVYHDVRIKSLPKYTDKGLQHTLKFDVQPLKFVDWRNSKRLQYGNLVCLSSDFFHNHILFASVINKDKVSDGELAVEFLNMTTIIGEDQTTEDQFVSSLIPAEDLQKNYEMVESEAYFEAYRHVLAGLQETTIVPLERYLVYCDKNMRPPRYVRLQPADVKYDFSSILPASHEKPYKILDMASWPSSKELGLDPSQTYALKTALTNELAIIQGPPGTGKTHVGLIIMKMLLKNQVKKTTASIGNYNRRVQLNPGKIPSGPILVVCYTNHALDQFLEGIAKFHSTGLVRVGGRCKTESLMKYSLREIRKKRSIRIKVNDRSFYEVKHDIETSITKLKKSDGIIHASSQGIITMQLLAQLLPNHMQAQLSGDKDLLNWLALKKIELQLPVDSFVVEETIQTCANIVAPVLLSMEEGFTEDFIVQTMKQTGHLLGAQFLNALNFPQQASISPENLAIKVFSFLDLWPLPNGSEVLFQRGFHPLEIKCAFMVTGFQRPQLILAWLRKKQGLAVDENLEPTQDNNFVQDEADFIQEQRMVDDDDHDDVIDINLGLWSKISAAYAEEVPQDFGDDGFTMVEDKDKWKKKFLQKVNKDELMSKEEADKVRNIFVLTANDRWRLYRFWVSQLKQKLNNNVKKHLQEYNVFVKELANIRNEEDFFLLQDADVVAMTTSGAAKYRDMIYKLPVKIVIVEEAAEVLEAHIVTSMPKTTQHLILIGDHQQLRPSPTDYDLAENYDLKVSLFERMVKNGIPCSRLQLQHRMRPRIADLLRPHIYDDLRDHVSVEKYDHVVGLQKNIFFLSHRNQEKAVRDGMSKVNQHEADFTVTLCNYLLLQGYRPDQITILTAYVGQLLAFKKISSPSLRGVRVTAVDNFQGEENDIILLSLVRSNEEGRIGFLKVENRVCVALSRAKKGLYCIGNFQMLSKKSKLWENITKELKRDELIGDKLTLQCKYHPDRTTQVKTVEDFKNFPGGGCGQVCGLELPCRHLCPRKCHRDDEEHTKYLCKMPCERLCHAGHDCKRKCHQKCCCDIPCKFRLPCGHVCDRICHQDDAEHVKFQCKKPCEESCEFGHKCSLKCFEKCKCQTKVLKVVPNCGHEQEMPCHMDPDKFQCKHSCDKLCDFGHKCQLKCSATCKCTALIRKVMPKCGHKQEMQCHMDPSKFKCNHPCEKLCQSGHKCQLKCFKVCKCTVVMSKVMPKCGHKQEMQCRMDPSKFNCNHPCDKLCQSGHKCQLKCSEVCKCTVLMSKVMPKCGHKQELQCHVDPSEYKCNHPCDKLCQSGHKCQLKCSEVCKCTIEILKVMPRCQHHQTLPCHLDPSDSRLCNVHCGTILRCGHMCRGTCGGCLQGRLHVKCNQKCRRMLFCGHQCQAACGSECQPCKQKCVLSCRHRNCKHSCGVQCSICRNPCPWKCKHQQCTKLCGEPCNRPPCDHPCEKVLKCGHPCIGFCGEPCPKLCRTCNEDEVDKIIKDLNAKQEERFIQLENCNHAFPLTTMDKLMLKTEDMSDLQFKKCPTCKTPINRSTRYGRVVNQNRSLINIIKKKFAANQSKLTSVMRRKTIIRGPAFSPRLDDWYRCENGHVCFKTNSTHSQTCPDCKIPDKKKQSLQLNSPGILHSSMTQQYQATTSFNLNQPSQFGPSMLTNQHPKYQAVFDAWSKWMPQGFFGYSMEN; from the exons ATGATGCATAATTCAAGAAGGAGTCCCAGACCACAGGGGCTTCAAGGACCTTCACCAACAACGAG CATTGCAATGCCCTTGACTCCTCAGTTTGAACCTGTTCGCAAAAAAAGGCCTCCAAGATCGATTCCCCCCGTTGATGTTGTTCACCCTTCAAGAAGAAGTCATTCTGGTATTTTACCCCAAACAAGTCATCGACCTAGATATGTCCAGGCTGGTGTTGGGATAAGATCGACTCCAGCCAATCAAGCTTCGATTAGATCGCAGCACACATTAAGTGCCCAGCAAGCAACTTCAGCTTCGAGGAAAAG TAAAAGTTTAAGTCAACTTCCCAGCAAACAGTGTACAAAAAGTGGAAAGAGTAGCGCTAATGGTTTTCGAAACAGAATTGCTTTCAATTCTACTTCAAGTCAGAGTCAAAGCTACCGACCAAAAGTGTTCACGGGTGACACAAAACAACCCATTCGTATACGAAATGGAAATGTACAGCAACAATGGAGAAGACCcaa CATACACACCCCGAACAACATTGAGGCAATAAGTCTGGCAACACTGAACTCGTTGTTGGATGATTCAGTCTCGCCACTTCAAGTCGCAACAGAGCTTTCACGTCATCATGGATTTGTTGCACGGCTGCAGCGAAACCTCAGCACTG AATTGATTGAGGTGCTGTTAAAGGTGATTGGAAAGATGTGTCGTTGTGAAGATTTGAATCCTTCGTTGAACAAAGTTCTTCAGATTCTtttaaatgaaagttttgAGACAACAGCCCTGAAGTTTGTCACAGAGTTAGCCTtgaaaaa AAATGGGTGCGAACAAATGGGAGCTTATTTAATACATTGCCTGTATCTGATGAAAGCATGGCTTATTGGAGCTCCAAACTCGTCAGACAAAGCG GTTTCTCTATTACTGCCTGTGGTGAAAGATCTGTCTAAAAAACTGGATTTGGATGATGTTGATAACATTGAAAATCGCATCGAAGATATTGAAGCACTAACGGATGAGATTTACACTTCAAAATATGGAAATAGAACTCAAGCAAG GCAATCGGTTGCAGTGAAATTTGCAGCGATGCACTCTGAGGCACCTCCGGACGACTATcgaacaatttcaatttttccaacTCAACTTGATATCAATCCAACCGAGAAACCTTTTGTGCGGACCAATCTCATAGATGCTGCTTATCAAAG CACGGAACATTACCTAGATGTTCAATTTCGTTTGTTGCGTGAAGACTTTGTCAGGCCACTGAGAGAAGGGATCAAGGAATATATATTTCTGG GGACCAAAGGAAGGGGTTCGAGACCACAAGGCATAAAGGTTTACCATGACGTTAGAATTAAAAGTCTACCAAAGTATACTGACAAAG GTCTTCAACACACATTGAAATTTGATGTTCAACCtctaaaatttgttgattggaGAAACTCGAAAAGATTGCAGTATGGAAATCTTGTCTGCTTGTCGTCAGACTTCTTCCAC AACCACATCTTATTTGCCTCAGTAATTAACAAAGATAAAGTCAGTGATGGAGAACTCGCTGTCGAGTTTTTAAACATGACCACAATCATCGGAGAGGACCAAACGACAGAAG atCAGTTTGTCAGTTCCTTGATTCCTGCTGAAGACTTGCAAAAGAATTATGAAATGGTTGAAAGTGAGGCTTATTTTGAGGCATATCGCCATGTATTGGCAGGCTTGCAAG AAACCACCATTGTTCCACTGGAACGCTACCTAGTTTACTGTGACAAAAACATGCGGCCACCTCGTTATGTTCGTTTGCAACCTGCAGATGTGAAATATGATTTCTCTTCTATTCTTCCAG CCTCACATGAAAAGCCATATAAGATTCTGGATATGGCATCGTGGCCATCTTCGAAAGAGCTGGGATTAGATCCTTCACAAACATATGCGTTGAAGACGGCTCTCACCAATGAGTTGGCGATCATCCAAGGTCCTCCTGGAACTGGGAAGACTCACGTTGGTTTAATCATCATGAAGATGTTGCTGAAAAATCAAGTCAAAAAAACTACTGCTTCAATCGGAAATTATAATAGGCG AGTACAACTTAATCCAGGAAAAATCCCATCCGGTCCTATCCTTGTAGTTTGTTACACAAACCACGCGTTGGATCAATTCTTGGAGGGAATTGCTAAGTTCCATTCGACTGGTCTTGTCAGAGTTGGAGGTCGCTGCAAAACTGAAAGCCTCATGAAGTATTCACTTCGCGAAATTCGCAAGAAACGAAGTATAAGGATCAAAGTTAATGACAGATCATTTTATGAAGTTAAAC ATGACATAGAAACTTCcattacaaaacttaaaaaaagtgATGGAATAATTCATGCTTCGTCTCAAGGCATCATTACTATGCAGTTGCTTGCCCAGCTACTTCCAAACCATATGCAAGCCCAACTGTCAGGAG ACAAAGATCTTCTGAACTGGCTCGCCCTAAAAAAGATAGAACTCCAACTTCCCGTTGACTCATTTGTGGTTGAAG agACAATACAGACGTGTGCAAATATAGTGGCCCCAGTTCTTCTTTCTATGGAAGAAGGATTTACAGAAGATTTTATTGTGCAGACCATGAAGCAAACAG GTCATTTGCTTGGTGCTCAATTTCTGAATGCATTAAACTTTCCACAACAAGCTTCCATTTCACCAGAAAATCTTGCAA TAAAGGTGTTTTCTTTCCTGGATTTATGGCCTCTCCCAAATGGCagtgaagttttatttcaacGAGGATTTCATCCACTTGAGATCAAATGTGCTTTCATGGTCACAG GATTTCAACGTCCGCAATTAATCCTGGCATGGCTTCGTAAAAAGCAAG GCTTAGCAGTTGATGAAAATCTTGAACCAACACAGGATAACAATTTTGTTCAAGATGAAGCTGACTTCATCCAGGAACAAAGAATGGTTGATGATGACG atcatgatgacgtcatcgacaTAAACCTTGGCTTGTGGAGCAAGATATCTGCAGCTTATGCTGAAGAAGTTCCCCAAG ATTTTGGTGACGATGGATTTACCATGGTTGAGGATAAAGACAAGTGGAAaaaaaagtttcttcaaaaagTCAACAAAGATGAATTAATGAGCAAAGAAGAAGCCGATAAAGTCCGAAACATTTTTGTCCTCACAGCTAATGACAGATGGAGATTGTATCG CTTCTGGGTGAGTCAGTTGAAGCAAAAGCTAAACAATAATGTGAAGAAGCATTTGcaagaatacaatgttttcGTGAAAGAGCTTGCCAACATCAGGAACGAGGAGGACTTTTTCTTGTTACAAGATGCTGATGTTGTTGCCATGACGACTTCAGGCGCCGCAAAATACCGGGATATGATCTACAAATTGCCG GTCAAGATCGTGATCGTGGAAGAAGCGGCCGAAGTGCTGGAAGCtcacattgtgacgtcaatgCCGAAAACCACTCAACACCTCATTCTGATTGGCGACCATCAACAACTGCGACCATCACCAACAGACTATGACCTCGCAGAAAACTACGATCTGAAAGTTTCCTTGTTTGAAAGAATG GTAAAGAACGGCATCCCATGCAGCAGACTACAGCTGCAGCATCGAATGCGACCTCGAATCGCGGATCTGCTCAGGCCTCACATTTATGACGACCTTCGTGATCACGTGAGCGTGGAGAAGTATGATCACGTGGTGGGCCTCCAGAAGAATATATTCTTCCTCTCTCATAGAAATCAAGAAAAGGCGGTCCGGGATGGGATGTCGAAG GTCAATCAACATGAAGCAGACTTTACTGTCACTTTATGTAACTATCTGTTGCTGCAAGGCTACAGGCCGGATCAGATCACAATACTAACAGCCTATGTTG GTCAATTGCTTGCTTTCAAGAAGATCTCATCGCCTTCTCTAAGGGGAGTTCGAGTCACAGCTGTTGATAACTTCCAAGGAGAAGAAAACGACATCATATTACTCTCACTAGTACGAAGCAACGAGGAGGGACGAATCGGTTTCCTTAAAGTTGAAAATCGAGTTTGTGTCGCCTTGTCTCGTGCTAAGAAGGGACTTTACTGCATTGGAAACTTTCAG ATGCTGTCTAAGAAAAGCAAACTGTGGGAGAATATCACAAAAGAACTGAAGAGGGATGAACTGATAGGAGATAAATTAACTCTTCAATGCAAATATCACCCGGACAGAACTACTCAAGTTAAAACAGTGGaagatttcaaaaactttcctggag GTGGCTGTGGACAAGTGTGTGGGCTTGAACTTCCTTGTAGACATCTTTGTCCAAGAAAATGCCATCGTGATGATGAGGAACACACCAAGTATTTATGCAAGATGCCCTGTGAAAGATTGTGCCACGCTGGGCACGACTGCAAAagaaaatgccatcaaaaat GCTGCTGTGATATACCTTGCAAGTTCCGGCTGCCGTGTGGACACGTATGTGATAGAATTTGCCACCAAGACGATGCAGAACACGTCAAGTTCCAGTGCAAGAAGCCGTGTGAAGAGTCATGTGAATTTGGTCACAAATGCTCCCTtaagtgttttgaaaaatgcaaatgcCAAACAAAAGTTCTTAAG GTTGTTCCCAACTGCGGTCACGAGCAAGAGATGCCTTGTCACATGGATCCAGATAAATTTCAATGCAAACATTCTTGTGATAAACTTTGCGACTTTGGCCACAAATGTCAACTCAAGTGTTCAGCTACTTGCAAATGCACTGCGTTAATCCGCAAG GTTATGCCAAAATGCGGTCACAAACAAGAGATGCAATGCCACATGGATCCGAGTAAATTTAAATGCAACCATCCCTGTGAAAAGTTATGCCAGTCTGGTCACAAATGTCagcttaaatgttttaaagtttgcaAATGTACCGTAGTGATGTCCAAG GTCATGCCAAAATGCGGTCACAAACAAGAGATGCAATGCCGCATGGATCCGAGTAAATTTAACTGCAACCATCCCTGTGACAAGTTATGCCAGTCTGGCCACAAATGTCAGCTTAAATGTTCTGAAGTTTGCAAATGTACCGTACTGATGTCCAAG GTCATGCCAAAATGTGGTCACAAACAAGAGTTGCAATGCCACGTGGATCCGAGTGAATACAAATGCAACCATCCCTGTGACAAGTTATGCCAGTCTGGTCACAAATGTCAGCTTAAATGTTCTGAAGTTTGCAAATGTACTATTGAAATTCTCAAG GTCATGCCACGATGTCAACATCACCAAACGCTTCCATGCCACTTGGACCCATCTGACTCAAGACTCTGCAACGTACACTGCGGTACGATTCTGCGTTGTGGACACATGTGCAGGGGAACATGTGGTGGTTGCTTGCAG GGTCGTCTGCACGTCAAGTGTAACCAAAAATGCAGAAGAATGTTATTCTGTGGCCACCAGTGCCAAGCAGCTTGTGGAAGTGAATGCCAGCCATGCAAGCAGAAATGCGTGTTAAGTTGTCGACACAGAAACTGCAAACATTCTTGCGGAGTCCAGTGTTCCATTTGCAG AAATCCGTGTCCGTGGAAATGCAAACACCAGCAGTGTACGAAGTTATGTGGGGAACCTTGCAACAGACCGCCATGTGATCATCCTTGTGAAAAG GTTTTAAAATGCGGTCACCCTTGCATCGGTTTCTGTGGCGAGCCTTGCCCGAAGTTGTGCAGAACTTGCAATGAAGACGAAGTGGACAAAATTATAAAAGACTTGAATGCAAAGCAAGAGGAAAG GTTCATTCAACTTGAGAATTGCAATCATGCATTTCCTTTGACAACTATGGACAAATTAATGCTTAAAACTGAAGACATGTCTGACCTACAATTCAAGAAATGCCCAACTTGTAAAACTCCAATCAATCGTTCCACAAGATACGGAAGGGTCGTTAACCAGAATCGCAG CCTCATCAACATAATCAAAAAGAAGTTTGCTGCCAATCAATCAAAATTGACAAGTGTTATGAGGAGAAAGACAATTATCAGAGGTCCAGCATTTAGCCCCAGACTTGATGACTGGTACCGGTGCGAGAATGGACACGTTTGCTTTAAGACAAACTCCACTCACTCACAAACTTGCCCGGATTGCAAGATACCAG ACAAGAAAAAGCAATCGTTGCAATTGAACAGCCCAGGGATTTTACATTCAAGTATGACGCAACAATATCAAGCAACGACGTCATTCAATCTAAACCAACCATCGCAGTTTGGCCCTTCGATGTTGACCAATCAACATCCAAAATATCAAGCGGTTTTTGATGCGTGGTCGAAATGGATGCCACAGGGATTTTTCGGCTACTCAATGGAAAATTAA